The Corynebacterium qintianiae genome has a window encoding:
- a CDS encoding heat shock protein transcriptional repressor HspR: protein MASYKDEQEYYVISVAAELTGMHAQTLRTYDRMGLVTPMRTSGGGRRYSRRDISLLRRIQYLSQEEGVNLAGIKTIIELTSQIEELQEENDTLRKRIDAGQRRGGELVHVPRSTAIVAWDPSRRRRRR from the coding sequence ATGGCTTCCTATAAGGATGAGCAGGAGTATTACGTCATCTCGGTTGCCGCCGAGCTCACCGGAATGCACGCGCAAACGCTGCGCACCTATGACCGGATGGGGCTGGTCACGCCGATGCGTACCAGTGGAGGCGGACGCCGCTACTCCCGGCGCGACATCTCTCTGTTGCGCCGCATCCAGTACCTCTCCCAGGAAGAGGGGGTGAACCTGGCGGGGATCAAGACCATCATCGAGCTGACTAGCCAGATCGAAGAGCTGCAGGAGGAGAACGACACGTTGCGCAAGCGTATCGACGCCGGCCAGCGCCGCGGAGGTGAGCTCGTGCACGTGCCTCGCTCCACCGCCATTGTGGCGTGGGATCCGTCGAGGCGGCGTCGACGGCGTTAG
- the dnaJ gene encoding molecular chaperone DnaJ, producing the protein MAMQQDWVNKDYYGDLGVSSSASAADIKKAYRKLARENHPDSNPGNKAAEDKFKRVAEAYDVIGDEAKRKEYDELKSMVNSGGFGRFGGAGGSGFPGGFRSTSTQDFDLGDIFGSTAPGGQAGDGGLGDIFGGLFNRGGAAGRNARPSRGADVETEITLDFREAAKGTTIPVELTGDAPCTTCHGSGSKSGKTTTCSHCSGSGYLRENSGAFGMARPCPHCGGTGEIIEDPCTTCSGTGTVRRTRSITVRIPAGVIDGQKVRLAGQGEAGPNGTPAGDLFVSVHVRPDEVFTRAGDDLEVTVPVSFGELALGGTVTVPTLDNPVKVKVPANTPNGRTLRVKGRGVPKKTGAAGDLLVTVEVTIPSTLDAAATSALRAYAQAEKDSGFDPRAGWAGLK; encoded by the coding sequence ATGGCGATGCAACAAGACTGGGTGAACAAGGACTACTACGGGGACCTCGGCGTTTCCTCCTCAGCGAGCGCCGCGGACATCAAAAAGGCCTACCGCAAGCTCGCGCGTGAGAACCACCCGGACAGCAACCCCGGCAACAAAGCCGCCGAGGACAAGTTCAAGCGGGTCGCCGAGGCGTACGACGTGATCGGCGATGAGGCGAAGCGCAAAGAGTACGACGAATTGAAATCTATGGTGAACTCCGGCGGTTTCGGCCGCTTCGGAGGGGCAGGAGGCTCGGGTTTCCCGGGCGGGTTTCGTTCCACGTCGACGCAAGACTTCGACCTCGGAGACATCTTCGGATCAACAGCACCTGGCGGACAAGCTGGAGACGGCGGCCTTGGTGATATCTTCGGTGGCCTCTTTAACCGCGGCGGCGCTGCTGGCAGGAATGCTAGGCCGTCGCGGGGGGCCGACGTCGAAACCGAAATAACACTCGACTTTCGAGAGGCCGCCAAGGGCACTACGATCCCAGTCGAGCTCACGGGCGACGCGCCGTGCACGACCTGCCACGGCTCTGGTTCCAAGTCTGGCAAGACAACGACATGCAGCCATTGCTCGGGCTCGGGATACCTCCGGGAAAACAGCGGGGCGTTCGGAATGGCCCGCCCGTGCCCGCACTGCGGCGGAACCGGTGAGATTATCGAGGATCCCTGCACGACCTGTTCGGGTACCGGAACGGTGCGCCGTACCAGATCTATCACCGTGAGAATTCCCGCCGGTGTCATCGACGGGCAGAAGGTCCGTCTCGCCGGGCAGGGGGAGGCCGGCCCGAACGGAACCCCGGCGGGCGACCTGTTCGTCTCCGTCCACGTCCGGCCTGACGAGGTGTTCACCCGCGCGGGCGACGACCTCGAGGTGACAGTGCCCGTTTCCTTCGGCGAGCTTGCTCTCGGAGGTACGGTCACCGTGCCCACGCTGGACAATCCCGTCAAGGTGAAGGTTCCGGCGAACACCCCCAACGGGCGGACGCTTCGCGTGAAGGGGCGTGGCGTGCCCAAGAAGACCGGCGCCGCGGGTGACCTGCTGGTGACAGTCGAGGTGACCATTCCGTCCACACTCGACGCTGCGGCAACGTCGGCGCTGCGTGCCTACGCCCAAGCGGAGAAGGATTCCGGCTTCGACCCGCGCGCCGGGTGGGCCGGGTTGAAGTAG